In the genome of Deltaproteobacteria bacterium, one region contains:
- a CDS encoding diaminopimelate decarboxylase, producing MPMSEGFRNRLEPILEEVVERFKTPFHIYDEQGIRDTGETLKKTFSGFRSFREFFAVKALPNPSILSVMKSMGFGFDCSSIAELKMSRGVGAGGEDIMFTSNNTMIEEFDSALSEGGCILNLDDITLIPKVPRFPERICFRYNPGPRRTGNSIIGNPSESKYGVSHQQLVDAYRQAMDRGAKVFGLHTMLCSNERQYEYMVATVRMLLEQVERGIEFEFINIGGGLGIPYEPLQEPLDIQSLAAEAKKTYGDFRLRNGYAPKLYMESGRYMTGPHGVLVTKAINSKHIYREYVGVDACMSSLMRPGMYGAYHHITVLGKDPGTSGVVVDVVGSLCENNDKFAVQRLLPRIEDGDILMVHDTGAHGHAMGFNYNGRLRPKELLLRSDGSVELIRREETLADYFATLQFERDVLR from the coding sequence AAGTCGTCGAGCGCTTCAAAACGCCGTTTCACATCTACGATGAACAGGGAATACGGGACACGGGAGAAACGTTGAAGAAAACGTTTTCCGGTTTCCGCAGTTTCCGTGAGTTTTTTGCGGTCAAAGCCCTTCCGAATCCATCCATTCTGTCCGTTATGAAAAGCATGGGGTTCGGCTTCGATTGCAGCTCCATAGCGGAGCTGAAGATGAGCCGAGGCGTGGGAGCGGGCGGCGAGGATATCATGTTTACCTCGAACAACACCATGATCGAGGAGTTCGACAGCGCCCTTTCCGAGGGCGGATGCATACTCAATCTGGACGACATCACGCTCATTCCCAAGGTTCCTCGTTTTCCCGAACGGATTTGCTTCCGTTACAATCCGGGACCGCGCCGAACGGGCAACAGCATTATCGGGAACCCTTCGGAGTCTAAATACGGAGTGAGCCACCAACAACTCGTGGACGCCTACCGGCAAGCCATGGATCGCGGGGCCAAAGTTTTCGGCCTGCATACGATGCTCTGCTCGAACGAACGTCAGTACGAGTACATGGTGGCCACGGTGCGTATGTTGTTGGAGCAGGTGGAACGCGGTATCGAGTTCGAGTTCATCAATATCGGCGGTGGGCTGGGGATACCGTACGAACCACTCCAGGAGCCGTTGGACATCCAATCTCTGGCCGCCGAAGCCAAAAAAACATACGGCGATTTCCGTCTCAGAAACGGTTATGCACCCAAGTTATACATGGAAAGCGGTCGTTATATGACCGGGCCCCATGGTGTGCTGGTTACCAAAGCCATTAACAGCAAGCACATCTACCGCGAATACGTGGGCGTGGACGCCTGCATGTCGTCCCTGATGCGACCGGGCATGTACGGCGCTTACCATCACATCACGGTCCTTGGAAAAGATCCGGGAACGAGCGGCGTTGTTGTGGATGTCGTCGGCTCGTTGTGTGAAAACAATGACAAATTTGCCGTCCAACGGCTGCTGCCCCGGATCGAAGACGGGGACATTCTGATGGTTCACGATACCGGCGCCCACGGCCACGCCATGGGATTCAACTACAACGGACGCCTTCGCCCGAAAGAGCTGCTGCTTCGCAGTGACGGCTCCGTGGAACTGATCCGCCGTGAAGAAACATTGGCGGACTACTTCGCCACTCTGCAGTTTGAGCGGGACGTCCTCCGATAG